The proteins below are encoded in one region of Brassica napus cultivar Da-Ae chromosome A6, Da-Ae, whole genome shotgun sequence:
- the LOC106357070 gene encoding uncharacterized protein LOC106357070, translating into MTSWKKTIATPFKKAATFFNQPQQTPHNRHANAKAREEHERRTVKELQSDVMACGYEDVLVMWSILDKSNSSNNLSS; encoded by the coding sequence atgacttcATGGAAGAAAACAATTGCAACGCCATTCAAGAAAGCGGCGACGTTCTTTAACCAACCGCAGCAAACGCCGCACAACCGCCACGCAAACGCGAAGGCGAGAGAAGAACACGAGAGACGAACTGTGAAGGAGCTTCAAAGTGACGTCATGGCTTGTGGCTATGAAGATGTCCTCGTCATGTGGTCAATTCTTGACAAGTCAAACTCTTCAAACAATCTCTCTTCTTAA